A region of Moorena producens PAL-8-15-08-1 DNA encodes the following proteins:
- a CDS encoding phage tail protein, whose product MADTVEQIKNTYPIPVFYYRVTIAGDNSYAFSEVSGLSIEYETITYRDGLSYKEGPKYMPGLDTPINLTLQKGIVRQDSYLFDWFSTINLNTVEKRDLTIELLDESGEPVVSWEVGNAFPKKLDAPSFNATSNEVAIESLELMANTLKVNNPPL is encoded by the coding sequence ATGGCAGACACAGTAGAACAAATCAAAAATACTTATCCAATTCCGGTATTTTATTACCGAGTCACCATCGCTGGAGATAATTCCTATGCTTTCTCAGAGGTATCGGGATTAAGCATTGAATACGAAACGATTACTTATCGAGATGGCCTGAGTTATAAAGAAGGGCCAAAGTACATGCCAGGATTGGACACTCCCATTAACCTAACCCTACAGAAAGGAATTGTCAGACAAGACAGCTATTTATTTGATTGGTTTAGCACGATTAACCTTAATACCGTCGAAAAGCGAGATCTTACTATTGAATTGTTAGACGAGTCAGGTGAACCAGTTGTCTCCTGGGAAGTTGGAAATGCTTTCCCTAAGAAATTAGATGCACCGTCATTTAATGCCACTAGCAATGAAGTTGCTATTGAAAGTTTAGAACTAATGGCTAATACTCTCAAGGTTAATAACCCTCCATTATAA
- a CDS encoding phage tail protein, with the protein MADNFPIPELTLTENPPVGFNFMVVFFIAGILPNPLDIRFQKVSGISAEISTTDIREGGENIFRHRLPNQVTYNNLVLERGMVIGSPLNVEFNVAMSTMKFAPSNVLVMLLDENTAPVSSWLFKRAYPVKWSTSDLDANANAVVIDTMELAYVRFQSVRI; encoded by the coding sequence ATGGCAGATAATTTCCCCATTCCGGAACTTACTTTGACGGAAAATCCCCCGGTTGGATTTAATTTTATGGTCGTCTTTTTCATTGCTGGAATTCTGCCTAATCCCTTAGATATTCGCTTTCAAAAGGTATCGGGAATTTCTGCGGAAATAAGCACAACGGACATCCGTGAAGGGGGTGAAAATATTTTCAGACATCGTTTGCCTAATCAGGTTACCTATAATAATCTGGTTTTAGAAAGAGGAATGGTGATTGGCTCTCCTCTGAATGTAGAGTTTAACGTTGCTATGAGTACCATGAAATTTGCTCCCAGCAATGTCTTAGTCATGTTGCTTGATGAAAACACTGCTCCTGTTTCTAGTTGGTTATTTAAGAGAGCTTATCCAGTAAAATGGTCAACATCCGATCTAGATGCTAATGCCAATGCTGTGGTTATAGATACGATGGAATTAGCCTATGTGAGATTTCAAAGTGTGAGGATTTAG
- a CDS encoding DUF5908 family protein has product MPVEIKELIIRANIVDNSEPKHGNSEKGHSYDNTLAPQMGENYEQKGEIIAACVAQVLKILERKKER; this is encoded by the coding sequence ATGCCAGTGGAAATCAAAGAATTAATTATTCGTGCCAACATTGTGGATAATAGTGAGCCTAAGCATGGAAATAGTGAGAAAGGACATAGTTATGATAATACTTTAGCTCCCCAGATGGGAGAAAATTATGAACAAAAAGGTGAAATAATTGCTGCTTGTGTGGCACAAGTCCTGAAGATACTGGAGCGGAAAAAAGAGAGATAA
- a CDS encoding CIS tube protein yields the protein MLKNPFKLEKLKIRVYKDGKRTGKGEDTFEVMFNPESYSLQYENVYQTKQGINTRGREAKYTLSKPRNLSLKLILDDTGVADYGGFGFAGASLVGNLLGTRDVYKQVDRFLKLTTFMDGTIHEPKYLKIEWGDLIFDCRLVSVNVKYTLFNRSGQPIRAELDTVFKGDLEDSKRIKLENKSSPDLTHTRTIKAGDKLPVMAQEVYGDSAYYIQLARANNVNNFRKLKTGTTINLPPIEK from the coding sequence ATGCTAAAAAACCCTTTTAAATTAGAAAAGCTGAAGATTCGTGTTTATAAAGATGGAAAACGGACTGGAAAGGGAGAAGATACCTTTGAAGTCATGTTTAATCCGGAATCCTATTCCTTACAATACGAGAATGTTTATCAAACTAAGCAGGGTATTAATACCCGTGGACGCGAAGCAAAATATACTCTCAGCAAACCCAGGAATTTGTCCCTCAAGTTAATTTTAGATGACACAGGGGTAGCAGATTATGGAGGTTTTGGGTTTGCAGGAGCTTCATTAGTTGGCAATCTTTTAGGGACGAGAGATGTTTACAAGCAAGTAGACCGCTTTCTGAAGCTAACAACATTTATGGATGGAACAATCCATGAGCCTAAATATCTCAAAATTGAATGGGGAGACTTAATTTTTGATTGTCGTCTCGTATCTGTTAATGTTAAGTATACACTTTTTAACCGTAGCGGACAACCGATAAGAGCTGAATTAGATACCGTTTTTAAAGGTGATCTAGAAGATTCCAAGCGAATTAAATTAGAAAATAAAAGCTCACCCGATCTTACCCATACTAGAACTATAAAAGCTGGAGATAAGTTGCCTGTGATGGCTCAAGAGGTATATGGTGACTCGGCCTATTATATCCAGCTTGCCCGTGCTAATAATGTCAATAACTTCAGAAAGTTAAAAACCGGAACAACTATCAACTTACCGCCAATAGAGAAGTAA
- the vgrG gene encoding type VI secretion system tip protein VgrG yields MSGVVTATILSKGKKMNSEYNVMSIDIIKEVNKIPIAQIILLDGDAANQEFAISNTEFFKPGQEIEIKLRYEAEKQNEATVFKGIIVRHCVQADRYSSLLTVDLKDAAYKLTTERKSAVFRDMTDKDIIGKVINTGGGGLKFKSIAVTKPKHKEMVQYYCTDWDFILSRGDVNGLWVLVDDGEITVKEPNLTKTEEAKHTFEYGKDEIYQFEMEADICDQKASVESTAWDIKTQKLLQSQKAKEFSTTQGNLKGDELAKTIGADNYKLISLAPLDDQEVKAWADAKLQKSRLSLFKGRFNLPGFADIKPGDMIKIDGIGKRFNGKTLVTAIRHQFSRQGWQTYVQFGLSASWFYQQTNDIIDTPVAGLIPAIHGLQIGIVDKYEADPEKQFRVKVRIPSIETDGIVWARLASVEAGNQRGIFFRPETGDEVILGFINDDPRQAIILGAVHSGKNALPPGLTVTKENNKKGIVTKNSLKLIFDDENKLIEISTGNGNTFKLSEQDKGIKLEDENGNTITMDNQGIKIKSSKDLVMEGNYIKIKGSRVDIN; encoded by the coding sequence ATGAGTGGTGTTGTCACAGCAACAATCTTGAGTAAAGGGAAAAAAATGAACTCTGAATATAATGTCATGTCGATTGACATTATCAAAGAGGTGAATAAAATCCCGATAGCTCAAATTATTTTATTAGATGGTGACGCGGCAAACCAAGAATTTGCTATTAGCAACACTGAGTTTTTTAAACCAGGCCAAGAAATTGAAATAAAGCTTCGCTATGAAGCGGAAAAACAAAATGAAGCAACAGTGTTTAAGGGAATTATAGTTAGACACTGTGTTCAAGCCGATCGCTATAGTTCTCTGCTCACTGTTGATTTAAAAGATGCAGCATACAAACTAACCACCGAAAGAAAAAGTGCTGTGTTTCGAGATATGACAGACAAGGATATTATCGGCAAAGTCATCAACACTGGGGGTGGGGGGTTAAAATTCAAATCTATTGCTGTAACTAAACCAAAGCATAAGGAAATGGTGCAATATTACTGCACTGACTGGGATTTTATTTTATCTCGTGGGGATGTCAATGGTCTGTGGGTTTTAGTTGATGATGGCGAAATTACGGTTAAAGAGCCTAATCTAACAAAGACAGAGGAAGCCAAACATACCTTTGAGTATGGCAAAGATGAAATTTACCAGTTTGAAATGGAAGCTGATATTTGCGATCAGAAAGCGTCGGTAGAAAGTACAGCTTGGGATATCAAAACACAGAAATTATTACAATCACAAAAAGCCAAAGAGTTTTCTACCACCCAGGGTAATTTAAAAGGAGATGAATTAGCCAAAACAATTGGCGCAGATAACTATAAATTAATCAGTTTAGCTCCCTTAGATGACCAGGAAGTAAAAGCTTGGGCAGATGCCAAGTTACAAAAAAGTCGTCTGTCACTGTTTAAAGGTCGCTTCAATTTACCTGGATTTGCTGATATTAAACCAGGAGATATGATAAAAATTGATGGAATAGGAAAGCGCTTCAATGGCAAAACTTTAGTAACGGCTATTCGACATCAATTTAGTAGACAAGGCTGGCAAACCTATGTACAATTTGGCTTGTCAGCTAGCTGGTTTTATCAACAAACTAATGACATTATTGATACACCAGTGGCGGGATTGATTCCAGCTATTCATGGGTTGCAAATTGGAATTGTGGATAAGTATGAAGCGGATCCAGAAAAACAGTTTAGGGTAAAAGTCAGAATCCCCTCAATTGAAACAGATGGTATTGTTTGGGCAAGATTAGCTTCCGTTGAGGCTGGTAATCAAAGGGGTATCTTTTTTAGACCAGAAACCGGGGATGAGGTTATTCTCGGTTTTATCAATGATGACCCTAGACAAGCCATAATTCTAGGAGCGGTGCATAGTGGTAAAAATGCTTTGCCGCCTGGTTTGACAGTAACCAAGGAAAATAATAAGAAAGGAATAGTTACCAAAAACTCCCTAAAACTTATATTTGATGATGAAAATAAGTTAATCGAAATTAGTACAGGCAATGGCAATACCTTTAAATTATCCGAGCAGGATAAAGGGATTAAATTGGAAGATGAAAATGGGAATACAATCACGATGGATAATCAAGGAATTAAGATAAAATCAAGTAAAGACCTTGTGATGGAGGGTAACTATATCAAGATTAAAGGCTCGAGGGTGGATATTAATTGA
- a CDS encoding Uma2 family endonuclease: MSQTILKPKNTIPPLENGDQLTQVEFEQRYAQMPDVKKAELIEGVVYMASPLRMTQHANPHARIMTWLGTYWSATPGVEVGDNATVRLDADNEPQPDALLRLTVDGQSRISEDGYVEGAPELIVEIAASTASIDLNDKLKAYRRNQVQEYLVWRVYDGELDWFRLREGKYIKLEPNDKGIICSDYFPGLWLAQDALLTGDLGPVLAILQEGLTSPDHENLVNKFTDKGKVD; the protein is encoded by the coding sequence ATGTCTCAAACCATATTAAAACCCAAAAATACAATTCCACCCCTTGAAAACGGGGATCAACTTACTCAGGTTGAATTTGAACAGCGTTATGCACAGATGCCTGATGTCAAAAAAGCGGAATTAATCGAAGGAGTTGTTTATATGGCATCGCCTTTAAGAATGACCCAACATGCTAATCCCCATGCTCGTATTATGACTTGGTTGGGTACATATTGGTCAGCTACACCAGGGGTAGAAGTGGGCGATAATGCGACTGTACGTCTAGATGCAGACAATGAACCTCAACCCGATGCTTTACTAAGACTAACGGTAGATGGACAATCGAGGATTAGTGAAGACGGCTATGTAGAAGGTGCGCCAGAATTAATCGTAGAAATAGCAGCGAGTACGGCCTCTATTGATTTAAATGATAAATTAAAAGCTTACCGACGTAATCAAGTTCAAGAATATTTAGTTTGGCGGGTTTATGACGGAGAACTTGATTGGTTTCGGTTAAGGGAAGGAAAATATATTAAACTAGAACCGAATGATAAAGGCATTATCTGTAGTGACTACTTCCCTGGCTTATGGTTAGCCCAAGACGCTTTACTTACCGGAGACTTAGGCCCAGTATTAGCCATTTTACAGGAGGGATTAACATCACCGGATCATGAAAATTTAGTCAATAAATTTACCGATAAGGGGAAGGTTGACTAG
- a CDS encoding GPW/gp25 family protein has product MEENSSFLGTGWSFPPTFNQDTGTVEMVSDEEDIVQSLEIILSTRPAERIMQPDFGCELSQFLFEEITQGLITGIRGTISDALLNHEHRIDVEDITIEDSEIDGLLLISITYTVRVTNSRFNLVYPFYLNEAQTV; this is encoded by the coding sequence ATGGAAGAAAACAGCTCTTTTTTAGGGACAGGATGGAGTTTTCCCCCGACATTCAACCAGGATACAGGAACGGTGGAGATGGTGTCTGATGAGGAAGATATTGTCCAAAGTTTGGAAATTATCCTGTCAACCCGTCCAGCGGAACGGATTATGCAGCCTGACTTTGGTTGCGAATTGAGTCAGTTTCTGTTTGAGGAAATTACTCAAGGGTTAATTACAGGAATAAGAGGCACGATTTCTGATGCTCTTTTGAACCATGAGCATCGTATAGATGTGGAGGACATTACTATTGAGGACAGTGAAATAGACGGATTGTTGTTAATAAGTATTACCTATACGGTGCGAGTAACTAATTCTAGGTTTAACCTGGTTTATCCTTTTTATCTTAATGAAGCTCAAACGGTTTGA
- a CDS encoding ATP-binding protein, whose translation MAPQTQTNWYHSNISSLFQEILRVRNYLENYIEGKKNLQTVTEFVDNSSALAQLCNKFLLSPFERDILLMCAGMEIESYFHSLFAKAQKNSPNKNYPTLSLAFDALPGANWGVLSPQRPLLNLQLLHIEPGLILSQSPLYIDQRILCFLLGEYATDQELAGKIKPQPPQTNLHLLPSSQLSIVEQLISIWSGGEGRNSYPVVQLSRSDRSTKYQIASATCQGLGLKLHTLEPLALTTNPQEVYQLGKRWEREAILSNSVLFIDCDSYNFTEPGRELALSKFIDSNNTPLILSSNDRKIDCQRTIVNQDIPPLSHEEQYHLWESHIGSAAAELNGQLERIAVQFNLNHATIQAACDQFKIQNSKFKIQDSTQLWDFCRHNARNQLDHLAQPINATATWEDLVLPTPQRLLLGDIATHLRHKYKVYQQWGFAQKGDRGLGISALFYGASGTGKTMAAEVLAQEFRLDLYRIDLSRVVSKYIGETEKNLRRIFDAAETGSAILLFDEADALFGKRTQVQDSHDRHANIEVSYLLQRMEAYQGLAILTSNFQSALDSAFQRRIRFVVEFPFPGPEIRTQIWQRIFPPQTPTLNLNYQKLGQLNVAGGNIRNIALNAAFLAAAADEAVNMEHILEATKREYLKLKKMLTNDEIEGWF comes from the coding sequence ATGGCACCCCAAACTCAAACCAACTGGTATCACTCTAATATTAGTTCTCTGTTTCAAGAAATCTTGCGAGTTCGTAACTATTTAGAAAACTACATAGAAGGTAAAAAAAATCTACAAACCGTTACAGAATTTGTTGACAATTCTTCTGCCCTGGCTCAACTTTGTAACAAATTCCTTCTCTCCCCCTTTGAAAGGGATATCCTGCTCATGTGCGCGGGCATGGAAATAGAATCATACTTCCATTCTTTGTTTGCCAAAGCCCAAAAAAATAGTCCAAACAAAAACTATCCTACTCTCAGTTTAGCTTTTGACGCCCTTCCCGGAGCCAATTGGGGTGTCCTTTCTCCCCAACGCCCTTTACTAAACTTGCAACTGCTCCACATTGAACCAGGATTGATCCTAAGCCAGTCCCCCCTCTATATTGACCAGCGTATCCTCTGCTTTCTTTTAGGAGAATATGCCACAGACCAGGAATTAGCAGGAAAGATCAAACCCCAACCGCCTCAGACCAACCTTCATCTTTTGCCTAGCTCTCAGTTAAGTATAGTGGAGCAATTGATCAGCATTTGGTCTGGCGGCGAGGGGAGAAATAGCTATCCCGTGGTGCAATTATCTCGCTCGGATCGAAGCACTAAATACCAAATTGCCTCCGCCACTTGTCAGGGTTTGGGGTTAAAGTTACACACTCTAGAACCATTGGCTCTGACCACCAACCCCCAGGAAGTGTACCAACTGGGGAAGCGTTGGGAAAGGGAAGCAATACTTAGCAATAGTGTCCTGTTTATTGACTGCGATAGTTATAATTTTACAGAGCCAGGGCGGGAGTTGGCTCTGAGCAAATTTATTGATAGTAACAATACTCCTTTAATCCTCAGCAGCAATGACCGAAAAATTGACTGTCAGCGGACTATTGTTAACCAAGACATCCCCCCATTGAGCCACGAGGAACAATATCACCTGTGGGAAAGCCATATAGGGTCAGCAGCAGCAGAACTTAACGGTCAACTTGAGCGCATCGCGGTTCAGTTTAACCTCAATCATGCTACTATTCAAGCTGCCTGTGATCAATTCAAAATTCAAAATTCAAAATTCAAAATTCAAGACTCTACTCAATTATGGGATTTCTGCCGCCATAATGCCCGTAATCAATTAGATCACTTAGCGCAACCTATCAATGCTACGGCTACCTGGGAGGATTTGGTTTTACCTACCCCACAACGGCTGCTTCTTGGGGATATTGCCACTCATCTCAGACACAAGTATAAAGTCTATCAGCAATGGGGTTTCGCCCAAAAAGGCGACCGGGGTTTGGGCATCAGCGCCCTATTTTACGGTGCTAGCGGTACTGGTAAAACCATGGCAGCAGAGGTATTAGCCCAGGAATTTCGCCTGGATCTTTATCGCATCGACCTAAGTCGAGTTGTCAGTAAATATATTGGTGAGACGGAAAAGAATCTGCGGCGGATCTTTGATGCTGCTGAAACCGGTAGTGCTATTCTTCTGTTTGACGAAGCCGATGCCCTGTTTGGTAAGCGTACCCAAGTTCAAGACAGTCACGACCGCCACGCTAACATCGAAGTCAGCTATTTGCTGCAACGCATGGAAGCCTATCAAGGCTTAGCTATATTGACCAGCAATTTCCAAAGCGCCCTCGATAGTGCCTTTCAGCGCCGCATTCGCTTTGTGGTGGAGTTTCCGTTTCCCGGACCCGAAATCCGTACCCAAATTTGGCAGCGCATTTTTCCTCCCCAGACACCAACCCTTAACTTAAATTACCAGAAACTCGGTCAACTCAATGTAGCTGGCGGAAATATTCGCAATATAGCCCTAAATGCCGCCTTTTTGGCCGCCGCCGCCGATGAAGCCGTGAACATGGAACATATCTTAGAAGCGACAAAACGGGAATATCTTAAATTGAAGAAAATGTTGACAAACGATGAGATTGAAGGCTGGTTTTAG
- a CDS encoding DUF4157 domain-containing protein — translation MRTTHTYKPKYSHSTSRTIAQKKKDSRVMGSRRRLDAEDREWNAEEAVGEWGSRMANVMHSLETGQYVPDTGWYEKGLQAKLSFGQPVEKNQEGANRGGYQVVQPKRIMVQRTAQPLTGDSVTSGESMRESRSMTENNTGLPDRIKTGIESLSGYSMDDVRVHYNSAKPAQLQAHAYAKGTEIHVGPGQEKHLPHEAWHVVQQKQGRVNDTSKTDLHRRYYDSGLEQEADRMGEKAMQINIGVNSKNLRTRGNINNNAIQMAPINSVKTTEANLHKLMYEMRYKDNRYQVKDLENNYAINKKHPKETGSISNLGSHAEQKVIIKSLLKYPEEDMSIVTEREPCLYCNEMLQMANDQGKIYSINHFVLHDQKAPENLYKIYEGYYDQQNKSGKSSYVPKKLNNKRKREDFEGVD, via the coding sequence ATGCGCACTACTCATACCTATAAACCGAAATATTCTCACTCTACTTCTAGGACAATAGCTCAAAAAAAGAAAGACTCCAGAGTGATGGGTTCTAGAAGAAGATTGGATGCAGAGGACAGGGAGTGGAACGCGGAAGAGGCGGTCGGGGAATGGGGAAGTAGAATGGCTAATGTGATGCACTCCCTGGAAACGGGACAATACGTGCCCGACACAGGATGGTATGAAAAGGGGCTGCAAGCTAAGTTATCGTTTGGACAGCCGGTGGAGAAAAACCAGGAAGGGGCGAATCGAGGTGGGTATCAGGTCGTGCAGCCTAAAAGGATAATGGTGCAGCGTACAGCACAACCGTTGACGGGGGATTCGGTGACTAGTGGCGAAAGCATGAGGGAATCGAGGAGCATGACAGAGAACAACACGGGCTTGCCGGATCGCATAAAAACAGGCATAGAAAGCCTCTCGGGCTACTCGATGGATGATGTGAGGGTGCATTACAACTCGGCTAAACCGGCACAATTGCAAGCTCATGCTTATGCAAAGGGGACGGAGATTCATGTTGGGCCGGGGCAGGAGAAGCATTTGCCCCATGAGGCATGGCATGTGGTGCAGCAGAAACAGGGAAGGGTTAATGATACATCGAAAACCGATTTGCATAGACGATATTATGATTCCGGTTTGGAGCAAGAAGCAGATCGTATGGGTGAAAAAGCCATGCAGATCAATATTGGCGTCAACTCAAAAAACTTAAGGACAAGAGGGAATATAAACAACAATGCGATACAAATGGCACCAATAAATAGTGTGAAAACTACAGAAGCAAACCTACATAAACTCATGTACGAAATGAGATACAAAGACAATCGATACCAGGTAAAAGATCTTGAAAATAATTATGCGATTAACAAAAAGCACCCAAAAGAAACCGGTTCGATCAGCAATTTAGGGAGTCATGCGGAACAAAAAGTCATCATCAAATCTTTACTAAAATACCCTGAAGAAGATATGTCGATAGTAACAGAAAGGGAGCCATGTTTATATTGTAATGAGATGCTTCAAATGGCAAATGATCAAGGCAAGATCTACTCTATAAACCATTTTGTATTACATGACCAGAAAGCGCCTGAAAATTTATATAAAATATACGAAGGGTATTACGATCAGCAGAACAAGAGCGGAAAAAGCTCATATGTCCCTAAGAAATTAAACAATAAAAGAAAGAGAGAAGATTTTGAGGGTGTGGATTAA
- a CDS encoding REP-associated tyrosine transposase — protein sequence MSNYRRSYVPGGLFFLTIVTYRRIPLFSDVDNISRLRKAYAKIRTEKPFDITAAVVLPDHLHFIWSLPPDDSDYSMRVSRFKVLFTRSLPGKRSFSVDVSASRRKHP from the coding sequence ATGTCGAACTATCGTCGTTCTTATGTGCCAGGAGGACTATTTTTTCTGACAATAGTCACATATCGCCGTATTCCTCTATTTTCAGATGTAGATAATATATCTCGCTTACGGAAGGCGTACGCAAAAATTCGGACAGAAAAACCCTTTGACATAACAGCAGCCGTTGTGTTACCGGATCATCTTCATTTTATCTGGTCGTTACCACCAGATGATTCTGATTATTCTATGCGAGTCTCTCGGTTTAAGGTGTTATTTACCCGGTCTTTACCGGGTAAACGCTCATTTTCGGTAGATGTTTCTGCTTCTCGTCGTAAACACCCTTGA
- a CDS encoding type II toxin-antitoxin system Phd/YefM family antitoxin, with product MNSIPINQFKTNIQDFIKKVITQHIPLKITDPIEGDFIIISAEDWEQQQETLYVLQNSHLMEQINCSQATHTQNKGYSPNQEELDEILSI from the coding sequence GTGAACTCTATCCCGATCAATCAATTTAAGACTAACATCCAAGACTTTATTAAAAAAGTCATCACTCAACATATTCCCCTCAAAATCACCGATCCCATTGAGGGAGACTTTATTATTATTAGTGCTGAAGATTGGGAACAACAACAAGAAACCTTGTATGTATTACAAAATAGCCATTTAATGGAACAGATCAACTGTTCTCAAGCTACCCATACCCAAAATAAAGGCTACTCTCCCAATCAGGAAGAACTAGATGAGATCCTTAGTATTTGA
- a CDS encoding Txe/YoeB family addiction module toxin translates to MRSLVFEGKTWEIYEELRQKDKKRHKTLCKIIKEMLREDPAKGMGKPEPLKHNLSGLWSRRISQKDRLIYKFDDNYVYIFAIGGHYDQFN, encoded by the coding sequence ATGAGATCCTTAGTATTTGAGGGCAAAACTTGGGAAATTTACGAAGAACTTCGGCAAAAAGACAAAAAACGCCATAAAACCCTTTGTAAAATCATCAAAGAAATGCTGAGAGAGGATCCCGCTAAAGGAATGGGAAAACCTGAACCGTTAAAACATAATTTATCGGGGTTGTGGTCAAGAAGAATTTCTCAAAAAGATCGCCTTATTTACAAATTTGATGATAACTATGTTTATATTTTTGCAATAGGTGGTCATTACGATCAATTTAATTGA
- a CDS encoding Uma2 family endonuclease, with protein sequence MQSPSITNSLDTFLQQPNIEASPAWEFIHGHPKQKPMPTLFHSRLQRNLVNAINNQTQAYEAIQELRCIIPPLSPVPDIVVVKSVRLRDQDGPLEGSRLLVN encoded by the coding sequence ATGCAATCACCTAGCATTACTAACTCCTTAGACACTTTTCTCCAACAACCTAATATAGAAGCATCTCCTGCTTGGGAATTCATCCATGGACACCCGAAGCAAAAGCCTATGCCAACACTGTTTCATTCCCGCCTCCAACGCAACCTCGTAAACGCCATCAACAATCAAACCCAAGCATACGAAGCGATTCAAGAACTCCGGTGCATCATTCCTCCCTTATCCCCTGTACCAGATATTGTCGTTGTTAAAAGCGTCCGCCTCAGGGATCAAGATGGCCCCCTGGAAGGTTCACGCCTTCTGGTTAATTGA